The genomic segment TTTAACATTAAGGGTTTCTATACCCAAAAGTATCATAGAAAACGTCTTCTTtcccaaattttttaaaaaattatgttccACTGACAATATAGTTTTATTTAGTAATGTTTTGAATATGTTATTTGGTTGATTCTAAAAAGCAATTTGAGTTACTATAATGCACACATtcattaattacataaaataactgcatatatttactttagaatataacataatagaagTACAGAGAATTAGTGTTCCAATGCACCTATATATCCACAAAGCTAATTCTGAATCTTTAGTTTCCTCCATAATAGGTAAAAGAATCCATTTTTCTAAATGATTGAAATACAATCTCCATTTTATATCGTACTGAATTCGTTCCTGTTCAGTCTAAAAAACATTAGTAATGAGCATCTCGAATTGCATtctaatatacatatgaataattgtataaacataTTACTTTCAAGGTGCTTCTTTTCTTCATTGAATGCattataaacattaaaatagACTCATcgttattttgaaattcttgAATATCATTAGATGTTTCAAAAATCTTTTGTATGTCTTccaattgtaatatataattttgtaaaacttttatttcattcctgTTTGTATCATGACCAATGATGGAACATTTTATCCATGCCTAAAATTCGAATATAATGCAAAAATTGTATTActcaacaaatttattatttaataatcttaTTCACTAACttgtataattattgtatcaaaattttttatttctttcttcagaTCTTGAATTGCTTGGTCTCGTTTAAGTATTAATGTCAAATAATGTCTTGTAATTCTGAAAtgagatttttatataatatattttgattataatataaatgttcaattctattaccttatgtctTTAACAATTACTGATGATGCAAAGTGCTGAAATAAAGTTGTAGCTGAATGCTTATACTTTTTTGCTGTTGTTGGATTTTTCAATGCTtctaaagtaaataaaacagCAAGTTTTGAAATATCTTCAAAGTGTACATTAGTAAGAGCAGGATCAAATACAAGTTGCCTAACTCTACTTGCAACATAACACCATAAAGCGTCCAGCATCTGTTCTACACCGCCTACacataaatgaattaaaaaacagataacaaattacaatttttatatgatGAAAAAATAACAAACCTGTATTAGAAGTATTAGCGAGGTAAATGCAGCTTTCGAAAACGTTAATTAACACTTTCATTAACGTTCCTACCATTTTATTTGAACATTCTAATAAATATCGATCTATCCATCCACtaaataatagatattttcCTAATCCAATATTGGTGGATGACAAAATCGTACTAAATACatcaatgaaattattcatCATTATACGAGATGTATCATCTTTGCGACAGCATATAATATTCAcctaaaaattcaattaaaataaacaacatAAAATACTAAGTCTACTGAGACCAAGTTATTATACTGTaccgtatttatatataaagatgCTATATTTGCCAAGTTCAGTTTAAGATCATTGTATAAAAGAAGGACAGCCAATTTTCCTTTCcaaattaaattatgttttttacCATTctcattattatattcgtttgaTAACGGTAAAAGATCTAACATTACTGAACActgtaaaaagttaattataaaTCTGTTGTCTATTTCCACGAACATAACTTTTGGAAAAGGATAGCAATAATTGTATTCGAAACTTACAACATTTGTAGTATCAGCAGTAACAGCTAATGTTAAgaataatgaaagaaaattatataagcCAGTTACTGAAAATTCTTCAACTTTACCCTTAGAAAATTTGGAATAAATGCGACCTTTAATTTGATTCCAATGTTTTGTATCgttgttattataatttatacgtaAAAAGGATCCTACAACACGtaattacgataaaattaatatatttattaattcaattaattcatATAGAAACAAGACTTACCAAGTAAACGTAAGAACATTCCATAACTTGATTCTTTAATACATTCTGTGTTACTAATTCTATCTTTTACTTGTTTAAGAAGATCCATAGTAGTTTTCCTAACAAagaattctttaaatttatgataaaaaagttataaatacataaagtaTTTACATACTTTTCAACTGACAATGTCCAAGGGCCAGATACTTGTAACAAAAATGGTTCATCTAATCTTTTATGAAAGCAGTCccaaagaagagaaataattgaaacttGAGGGTGCCACCAATTAGTAACAATAGTATTTAACAAAGGTATCATAATGCATAACTCTTCATCAATTTCATCTCGTTCGCCATCTTTTCCACCTTTAGAAATATAtgttttcaaaattctttctACTTGCTCGTAGTTAGGCCtgatctttaaaaaaataaataaatagttaaCTTTGTTTAATACATGgagatttgaaaaataaaaaaattaaaatataattacccTTGAACATTTAGATCCTAAGTATATTCCATCACTATTATATCCATATAAAAGTGAAAGATGATGAACAATCCATAAGCAGAATAACTCAGAATTTTTACAAAGTGTTAGAAAGTCTTTATTGTTACTAGATACATTTCTGTTCAATAATCTATTGATGCATTCATTAATATACTCCCAAAAagactataaatataaaaacaagcaatataaaaacaaataaatataaaaacatccataaaaaattctatatacaATACCTTTGATTTCATTCTATCAGATAAACTATCAATAAATATCTGAAGCATAAGCCATAATTCACGAATACAAGTACAATTATATGGAGTTTTCTGTTGTACTTGTGTCAAAGGCATCTAGAATGTATTGCAAAGAAATCACAGATCTAAAAGatgtattcaaatatttaatctaatattttataaaaaacagTATATTTTTACCGTCTCAAATAtctttaatgaaatataaattagatCATTAATAATCATTGCttgaacattttcaaattcatcCAAATGGTTTTCGATTGAATACTGGctatatatatcttttgtaTACATTAATGAGATAAAGAACCACCTTAATTCAATGTGCATATGATACATATGATATTCTGGTTGTGTACACTATAATATATGAAGcataaaattatgatattaaatatcattatatttaaatacaatattgtgtatattatttttgtttacaaACCTGATTGCCTAATTTAGAGGGTGCATAATGAAACGTTGTATcaggaatattatgtattcttTCTaggaaatgttttattataatgaataattcactaaattcttcttcaatattttcatttataacttGCAATGATTGATAATTCCCTTTAATACTATAGATTTATATTCTTAGTATAtataacaaacaaacaaaaatagctttaaagaataaattatcttACCTATTTAGATATATtcgaatatatagaataaattcTGATATTATACATCttacataataaaaatctatatcATCTGTTTTCGAACTTAAAACTTGATTATGAGTCTCATGCCTACTGagtatttttaattgcatACTGTTGAAACATAAATGGGATATCAATaagtataatgaaatatttttataataaagtaGAACAATTCGTGCAATCATAGAAAAATGCTTCTTACTTCATGCATTTGTTAAAATGTTTTAGATCTAACAATGCTGTTGTTGAAGGCACAGTGTAGTTAAAAAGTTGTATATTCTTTTCTGATGAGAGACATTCATCTTGTGGATACAAAACTTTCTCCACTTCTCCTTGTGAGAATAAACCATTTTTATCTAATTCCCAATCATTAAGATTCACTTTTCCATTACAGTTGAAAgttaaacaaaaatccatgtgTACAGTGTTATTggaaaaagtataaattactCAATGCAAATGTGTACACAAATTGAaacacattttttatatttaaatctgAGATctaatacataaaatactGAGTTACATTAAGAATGTTATGCACaacttttgcaaattttctctGTCAGATCTCAACCACGAGCAGACGCTTTTTCCTAAGTTTTGGCGGCATTTGTAACAGTGCCACCTAGATATAAATCACATGATGATGCGCgtaactttgaaataaatatttgcaatggtcattttatagtaaattataaatttaaaaaacaatgttAAACTTTCAGTCAAGGCTTGCaataaatcgtataacgctctATTTCTCAAGCTTTCAaagtaaatgaataattttttacaaatggTTCTTCAAATTTGCTAATTAATTCGGGTGTTATGTTTTGCAATTTTGAAAGTGCCTTTATTAATCGATTCCTTAACACAATTTTACGAGCC from the Bombus fervidus isolate BK054 chromosome 12, iyBomFerv1, whole genome shotgun sequence genome contains:
- the LOC139992839 gene encoding protein MMS22-like — its product is MDFCLTFNCNGKVNLNDWELDKNGLFSQGEVEKVLYPQDECLSSEKNIQLFNYTVPSTTALLDLKHFNKCMNMQLKILSRHETHNQVLSSKTDDIDFYYVRCIISEFILYIRIYLNSIKGNYQSLQVINENIEEEFSELFIIIKHFLERIHNIPDTTFHYAPSKLGNQCTQPEYHMYHMHIELRWFFISLMYTKDIYSQYSIENHLDEFENVQAMIINDLIYISLKIFETMPLTQVQQKTPYNCTCIRELWLMLQIFIDSLSDRMKSKSFWEYINECINRLLNRNVSSNNKDFLTLCKNSELFCLWIVHHLSLLYGYNSDGIYLGSKCSRIRPNYEQVERILKTYISKGGKDGERDEIDEELCIMIPLLNTIVTNWWHPQVSIISLLWDCFHKRLDEPFLLQVSGPWTLSVEKKTTMDLLKQVKDRISNTECIKESSYGMFLRLLGSFLRINYNNNDTKHWNQIKGRIYSKFSKGKVEEFSVTGLYNFLSLFLTLAVTADTTNVCSVMLDLLPLSNEYNNENGKKHNLIWKGKLAVLLLYNDLKLNLANIASLYINTVNIICCRKDDTSRIMMNNFIDVFSTILSSTNIGLGKYLLFSGWIDRYLLECSNKMVGTLMKVLINVFESCIYLANTSNTGGVEQMLDALWCYVASRVRQLVFDPALTNVHFEDISKLAVLFTLEALKNPTTAKKYKHSATTLFQHFASSVIVKDIRITRHYLTLILKRDQAIQDLKKEIKNFDTIIIQAWIKCSIIGHDTNRNEIKVLQNYILQLEDIQKIFETSNDIQEFQNNDESILMFIMHSMKKRSTLKTEQERIQYDIKWRLYFNHLEKWILLPIMEETKDSELALWIYRCIGTLILCTSIMLYSKNQPNNIFKTLLNKTILSVEHNFLKNLGKKTFSMILLGIETLNVKSDISLQVLIRDLFDQYMPFLIIPTTNANTFKVSDSLLKCFKDAKADYIRLIFEILMTNFFNVSNDNMMHKHFYLVMTLLQNLLKDEINYACHIVESIIVICTSYIIGCYVKVHDHHPHKQQTIDFINNIIRNRYYKENSSLQDKFYNIISSSVKKSLIINQHNTFELLRSILPISTEMVQFLSPELEYTLNDLEIHRRPNAASFRYCWNQLRNLMKSNMTNH